One genomic segment of Strix aluco isolate bStrAlu1 chromosome 7, bStrAlu1.hap1, whole genome shotgun sequence includes these proteins:
- the LOC141925589 gene encoding lipase member M-like: MWLLLVALCLAQGLGDVIPRTEVSHQNPEQFMNISQKICFHGYPSEEYNVLTEDGYFLSLNRIPHGKGDTGHSGSRLPVLIVHGFSLDGGDWVDNLPSNSLGFILADEGYDVWIGNNRGNSWSRRHLNLSVDQEEFWDFSFHEMAMYDLPAMVDFILRQTGQEKLFYVGHAQGNSVGFIAFSSMPHLAEKIKLFFALAPLYTFHHVKGPVLKLAFLPDVVLKAIFGTKQLTLVGRKERAILAKACSNLLTAEICENEIFIIGGYNKNLNVSRLDVYLAHFPDYTSVKTLLHWGQTAKTGDFKQFDYGEKNQEKYHQATPPFYRIEDMTVPTALWSGGQDWVNPPLETQRLLPRITNLVRHEHFPDWNHFDHHWGLDAPQRMYRQIVALMAQNP; this comes from the exons atgtggctgctgctggtggccctGTGCTTGGCCCAGGGGCTGGGCGATGTCATCCCACGCACCGAAGTGAGCCACCAAAACCCTGAGCAGTTCATGAACATC agccagaaGATCTGTTTCCATGGGTATCCCAGCGAGGAGTACAACGTGCTGACGGAGGATGGTTACTTCCTCAGCCTCAACCGCATTCCCCACGGCAAGGGGGACACTGGTCACTCAG GATCCAGGTTACCCGTGTTGATAGTGCACGGGTTCAGTTTAGACGGTGGTGACTGGGTGGACAACCTCCCCAGCAACAGCCTGGGCTTCATCCTTGCAGACGAGGGGTATGATGTCTGGATTGGAAACAACCGGGGCAACAGCTGGTCTCGCCGGCACCTGAACCTTTCTGTCGACCAAGAGGAGTTTTGGGATTTCAG CTTCCATGAGATGGCCATGTATGACCTCCCTGCCATGGTGGACTTCATCCTAAGGCAAACTGGGCAGGAGAAACTGTTCTATGTCGGCCATGCTCAGGGCAACTCTGTGG GTTTTATAGCGTTTTCGAGCATGCCACACCTGGCTGAGAAAATCAAACTCTTCTTTGCGCTGGCTCCTCTCTACACCTTTCATCACGTCAAAGGCCCTGTGCTAAAGTTAGCATTTTTACCAGATGTGGTGCTGAAG GCAATATTTGGAACAAAACAGCTGACtttggtggggaggaaggagagagccATCCTTGCAAAGGCATGCAGCAACCTACTAACAGCTGAAATCTGTGAAAATGAGATCTTCATTATTGGCGGGTACAACAAGAACTTGAATGTG AGCCGACTGGATGTGTACCTAGCTCATTTTCCAGACTATACATCAGTAAAAACTCTTCTCCATTGGGGACAG ACTGCCAAAACCGGGGATTTCAAGCAGTTTGACTATGGGGAGAAGAATCAGGAGAAGTACCACCAG GCTACCCCTCCCTTTTACAGGATAGAAGACATGACGGTGCCAACCGCCCTGTGGAGCGGTGGGCAGGATTGGGTGAATCCCCCTCTGGAGACCCAGCGCTTACTCCCCCGCATCACCAACCTCGTTCGTCACGAGCACTTCCCTGACTGGAACCACTTTGACCACCACTGGGGTCTGGATGCCCCCCAGCGCATGTACAGGCAGATTGTTGCTCTAATGGCACAAAATCCATGA